From one Macadamia integrifolia cultivar HAES 741 unplaced genomic scaffold, SCU_Mint_v3 scaffold1497, whole genome shotgun sequence genomic stretch:
- the LOC122063961 gene encoding putative hydrolase C777.06c, with protein MQIILTHEHADAVLGLDDIRAVQPYSSTNDIDPTPVYLTQFSMDSIAVKFPYLVQKKLKEGQEIRRVAQLDWKVIDGDCDKPFVASGLQFVPLPVMHGEDYVSLGFLFGEKYRVAYISDVSRFPPSTEDVISNSGAGQLDLLILDTLYKKGSHNVHFCLPQTLDAVKRICPKRALFIGMTHEFDHQKDNEALTEWSRREGIPVELARDGLRIPIEL; from the exons atGCAGATAATTTTAACTCATGAACATGCTGATGCAGTTCTTGGCCTGGATGATATACGTGCAGTACAACCTTATAGTTCTACGAATGATATTGATCCCACTCCAGTTTACCTCACTCAGTTTTCCATGGACAG CATTGCAGTAAAATTCCCCTACTTGGTCCAGAAAAAACTTAAAGAAGGCCAAGAAATTAGGCGGGTTGCGCAGCTTGACTGGAAAGTAATTGACGGTGACTGTGACAAGCCATTTGTTGCCTCAGGCCTACAGTTTGTTCCTTTGCCA GTAATGCATGGAGAGGATTATGTTTcattgggttttctttttggtgaaaaatataGAGTTGCATACATATCTGATGTTTCACGTTTTCCTCCAAGTACTGAAGATG TTATTTCAAACTCTGGAGCTGGACAGCTGGATCTTCTTATCCTGGATACTCTATACAAG AAAGGATCACACAATGTTCACTTTTGCTTGCCTCAG ACTCTTGATGCTGTAAAGAGGATATGCCCAAAGCGGGCTCTATTCATTGGAATGACCCATGAATTTGATCACCAAAAAGACAATGAAGCCCTTACAGAGTGGTCTAGAAG AGAAGGAATCCCTGTTGAACTTGCTCGAGATGGCCTGAGGATCCCGATAGAACTGTAA